In Cotesia glomerata isolate CgM1 linkage group LG3, MPM_Cglom_v2.3, whole genome shotgun sequence, one genomic interval encodes:
- the LOC123261164 gene encoding uncharacterized protein LOC123261164: protein MILASKHGCQFLKFSQCSKDKKCVCKEHYIEKFGKCQFSVGGTCKNVFDCGFNNSVCQSGKCQCTDEFIFSNELRTCIKLVVLNNTESSSTESVNGTSEETHSENYGNNRNAQSTPCSGNSCNDSENVTTSSFPSNTIELNTELEPPCKNDEECKVLEPPNCTPETCIDYIGSLCVTDKDCGIENSHCN, encoded by the exons ATGATACTTGCGTCGAAACATGGATGTcaatttctcaaattttctCAGTGttctaaagataaaaaatgtgtcTGTAAAGAGCATTATATAGAGAAATTCGGTAAATGCCAATTCTCTGTTGGTGGAACTTGTAAGAATGTTTTCGATTGCGGGTTTAATAACTCTGTATGTCAATCAGGGAAATGTCAATGTACTGATGAGTTCATCTTTTCAAATGAGTTACGTACTTGCATCAAATTAGTTGTTC TAAATAATACCGAGAGTTCTTCTACGGAATCAGTTAATG gaacATCAGAAGAAACACATTCTGAAAACTATGGAAATAATAGAAATGCTCAATCTACACCTTGCTCGGGAAATAGTTGCAATGATTCCGAAAATGTTACTACTTCCTCTTTTCCTTCAAATACCATTGAACTCAATACTG AATTAGAGCCACCCTGCAAAAACGATGAGGAGTGTAAGGTTCTCGAGCCTCCAAATTGTACCCCAGAAACGTGTATTGATTACATTGGCTCTCTTTGTGTTACCGACAAGGATTGTGGAATCGAAAATTCACATTGTAACTGA